A window of Castanea sativa cultivar Marrone di Chiusa Pesio chromosome 1, ASM4071231v1 contains these coding sequences:
- the LOC142621707 gene encoding pathogen-associated molecular patterns-induced protein A70 has protein sequence MFEESTSFIPSIWASMNSWFTPTVLFVFLNLMIGTIAITSRQGNQQQQQQRQHQQQEEAQDQGYPHLARSPSVLQRLKSINLSNYYRSPQQTTTTAFDQTPESNTHYTRKHTHQQEQEEQPQLTRSPSLLHRLRSFNLYNCLSPDSNLSQSQTTTLHKTQDSDTHYTFLEHLQHEEELEELDELSQDDDDDEEVEEEQEQEERSLDEIYKQLKGDNVYTSKSDAKPTSGEVPTKLTRKIKKSMSVKLASFHFEDEEDINNIENRRPATVREGKVSVTEDEEVDAKADDFINKFKQQLKLQRLDSIIKWSGK, from the coding sequence ATGTTTGAAGAATCCACTTCCTTTATACCTTCAATATGGGCTTCCATGAACAGCTGGTTCACACCCACTGTTCTCTTTGTCTTCCTCAACCTCATGATTGGCACCATTGCCATTACTTCAAGACAAggcaaccaacaacaacaacaacaacgccAACACCAACAACAAGAAGAAGCTCAAGACCAAGGATACCCACACCTTGCTAGATCTCCATCTGTGTTACAAAGGCTCAAGTCCATCAATTTGTCCAACTACTATAGATCCCCACAACAAACCACCACCACAGCCTTTGACCAAACCCCAGAATCAAACACCCATTACACTCGCAAACACACCCatcaacaagaacaagaagaacaaCCCCAACTTACCAGATCTCCTTCTCTGCTTCACAGGCTTAGGTCCTTCAACTTGTACAACTGTTTGTCCCCAGACTCCAACCTTTCACAATCCCAGACCACCACTTTGCACAAAACCCAAGATTCAGACACCCATTACACTTTCCTAGAACATCTGCAACACGAAGAAGAATTAGAAGAATTGGATGAGCTATCccaggatgatgatgatgatgaagaagtagaagaagaacaagaacaagaggAACGGAGCCTGGATGAGATATACAAGCAGCTAAAGGGGGATAATGTTTACACGAGTAAGTCTGATGCAAAGCCAACCTCTGGGGAGGTACCAACAAAGCTGACGAGGAAGATAAAGAAGTCTATGAGTGTAAAGTTAGCGTCTTTTCACTTTGAAGATGAGGAAGATATTAACAATATTGAGAATCGCAGGCCTGCCACAGTGAGAGAAGGGAAAGTTAGTGTAACTGAGGATGAAGAAGTGGATGCCAAGGCTGATGATTTCATCAACAAGTTTAAGCAGCAGTTGAAGTTGCAGAGGCTGGATTCGATAATTAAATGGAGTGGGAAGtaa
- the LOC142642754 gene encoding putative beta-1,3-galactosyltransferase 12, whose protein sequence is MPLFSNTHTHRSSSPSLPTSYTSKPLKPQKPNSTLVPTNLPLPILVFSLLCFIFGLVGTILAVSALRRPRPVPVFRCGRSEDTFRAFYSKGDNGGGLVERPKLLGFVGIHTGFGSSDRRLALRETWFPSDPDGLLRLEQATGIAFRFVIGRSKNAKKTAELHKEMEKYKDFMVIDVEEDNLNLPYKSLAFFKAAFELFEADYYVKVDDVIYLRPDRLAILLAKERPHPLTYIGCMKKGPVITDPKMKWYEKSGHLIGNEYFLHAYGPIYVLSAEVVASLAAARNSSLRMFSNEDVTIGSWMLSMNVHHEDNRAICDPRCTPTSIAVWDIPKCSGLCNPTKRLKELHKIGMCSRSPTLPPDVDDR, encoded by the exons ATGCCACTCTTCTCCAACACTCACACTCACCGTTCCTCCTCTCCTTCTCTTCCAACCTCATACACCTCCAAACCGCTCAAACCTCAAAAACCCAATTCTACCCTTGTTCCCACCAACCTCCCCTTGCCCATTCTCGTCTTTTCACTCCTCTGCTTTATCTTTGGCCTCGTCGGCACTATCCTTGCCGTTTCTGCTCTCCGGCGACCCAGACCCGTGCCCGTTTTCCGATGTGGCAGATCCGAAGACACTTTCCGGGCTTTCTACTCGAAAGGTGACAATGGTGGGGGCTTGGTGGAGCGGCCTAAGCTACTTGGGTTCGTTGGTATTCACACCGGGTTTGGATCCTCCGATCGTCGCTTGGCTTTGAGGGAGACTTGGTTTCCTTCTGACCCAGATGGGCTTTTGAG gTTGGAACAAGCTACTGGAATAGCTTTTAGGTTTGTAATTGGACGatcaaaaaatgcaaaaaagacGGCAGAGCTTCATAAAGAGATGGAGAAGTACAAAGATTTCATGGTTATTGATGTTGAGGAAGACAATTTAAACCTTCCCTACAAATC CCTGGCATTCTTCAAAGCAGCCTTTGAACTTTTTGAAGCTGATTATTATGTCAAAGTTGATGATGTCATTTATTTACGTCCAG ATCGGCTAGCAATTCTTCTAGCTAAGGAGCGTCCACATCCACTAACTTACATTGGATGCATGAAGAAAGGACCAGTGATCACTGACCCTAAAATGAAATG GTATGAGAAATCAGGACATCTGATTGGAAATGAATACTTTTTGCATGCTTATGGTCCTATATATGTTCTTTCTGCAGAGGTGGTAGCTTCACTGGCAGCTGCTAGAAATAGCAG TTTGAGGATGTTTAGCAATGAGGATGTCACAATTGGGTCATGGATGCTTTCTATGAATGTCCATCATGAAGATAACCGGGCAATATGTGACCCTCGATGCACACCTACATCTATTGCAGTatgggacatcccaaaatgttcag GTTTATGCAATCCAACTAAGAGGCTGAAGGAGCTTCACAAGATTGGTATGTGCTCCAGAAGTCCAACCTTGCCTCCTGATGTTGATGACAGATAG
- the LOC142631457 gene encoding zinc transporter 4, chloroplastic-like translates to MSFIEDLWSLLCLEGFRTKLQTLPDSIFSTVSESMSKASCKNGELENCRDEAAALNLKLVAIASILIAGVVGIAIPLVGRNRRFLRTDGNVFVAAKAFAAGVILATGFVHMLSGGSEALSDPCLPEYPWSKFPFSGFFAMVASLVTLFVDFVGTQYYERKQRVLEEKIRVGSEDPGLESGIVTGLDGNGGKVFGEEEGGGIHIVGMHAHAAHHRHSHPHGQDACDGYVSDHGHGHGHGHGHGHGHSHGFDDEEEDGGVRHVVVSQVLELGIVSHSVIIGLSLGVSQSPCTIRPLIAALSFHQFFEGFALGGCISQAQFKNLSATVMACFFALTTPAGIAVGIAIASFYNPYSVGALVTEGILDSMSAGILVYMALVDLIAADFLSKRMSCNFRLQVVSYFTLFLGAGLMSSLAIWA, encoded by the exons ATGTCGTTCATTGAG GATCTCTGGTCTCTGCTCTGTCTCGAAGGGTTCAGAACAAAACTCCAAACTTTGCCAG ACTCGATCTTTAGCACAGTTTCGGAATCCATGTCGAAAGCGAGCTGTAAAAATGGCGAGTTAGAGAATTGCAGAGACGAGGCAGCGGCTTTGAATCTCAAACTCGTGGCCATAGCTTCGATTTTGATTGCTGGAGTGGTTGGAATCGCGATTCCACTCGTGGGAAGGAACCGCCGTTTCCTTCGTACCGACGGAAATGTGTTTGTTGCGGCGAAAGCTTTCGCTGCCGGTGTAATTCTCGCAACCGGGTTTGTCCACATGTTGTCGGGTGGGTCGGAGGCGCTATCCGACCCGTGTTTGCCCGAGTACCCGTGGTCCAAGTTTccattttctgggttttttgcCATGGTGGCTTCGCTGGTGACCCTATTCGTTGACTTTGTTGGGACCCAGTATTATGAAAGGAAACAGAGAGTACTTGAGGAAAAGATCAGGGTCGGGTCGGAGGATCCGGGTTTGGAGAGTGGGATTGTGACGGGTTTGGATGGGAATGGTGGGAAAGTGtttggagaagaagaaggtggtggaaTCCATATTGTGGGAATGCATGCACATGCGGCGCACCATAGACATTCTCATCCACATGGACAGGATGCATGTGATGGGTACGTGAGTGATCATGGACATGGACATGGACATGGACATGGGCACGGGCATGGGCATTCTCATGGGTTTGATGATGAGGAGGAGGATGGGGGTGTTAGACACGTCGTCGTTTCACAG GTTTTGGAACTTGGGATTGTATCACATTCAGTTATCATTGGACTATCACTAGGAGTTTCACAAAGTCCATGTACTATAAGACCCTTAATTGCAGCATTATCCTTCCATCAATTCTTTGAAGGATTTGCACTTGGAGGCTGCATCTCCCAAGCCCAGTTTAAAAATCTATCAGCAACAGTGATGGCATGCTTTTTTGCCTTGACAACCCCAGCAGGGATTGCTGTTGGGATTGCCATTGCTTCATTCTACAACCCATACAGTGTGGGCGCGCTGGTTACTGAAGGCATCTTGGATTCAATGTCAGCTGGCATTTTGGTTTACATGGCTTTGGTGGACCTAATTGCTGCTGATTTCTTGAGTAAGAGGATGAGCTGCAACTTTAGACTGCAAGTAGTTTCTTATTTTACACTCTTCCTTGGGGCTGGATTGATGTCTTCATTAGCAATTTGGGCTTGA